In one Rattus rattus isolate New Zealand chromosome 16, Rrattus_CSIRO_v1, whole genome shotgun sequence genomic region, the following are encoded:
- the Tgfbr3l gene encoding transforming growth factor-beta receptor type 3-like protein yields the protein MQLSMGKVTICNASFPSEDKGSLEGIVPLLCSVSAPPFPGAPGPWLRRPLFSLELSDAEDAFPRRAGPLEVPADSHVFVQAALARPSPRWGLALHRCSVTPSSRPALGPALVLLRGGCPADDSVSFSPPPRPDAASVARFSFRLRPVFNASVQFLHCQISRCRRRRSHHRRAVRQTPVPLTPPAPLRCLPQDEACAGSSLSLGTDSPHLHMLTQPIVVTVPRPPPRPSKGLPGRAVRPEPPAPAAAALEPAPVVALVLAAFVLGAALAAGLGLVCAHSAPPPPGQPRRASLSGPQLQRPQ from the exons ATGCAGCTAAGCATGGGTAAAGTGACTATCTGTAACGCATCTTTTCCAAGCGAAGACAAGGGCTCCCTAGAGGGAATTGTGCCCTTGCTCTGCTCTGTTTCAGCACCTCCGTTCCCTGGGGCACCTGGGCCCTGGCTGCGCAGACCCCTTTTCAGTCTGGAGCTATCAGATGCTGAGGATGCGTTCCCGCGCCGCGCAGGGCCACTGGAGGTGCCGGCGGACAGCCATGTGTTTGTGCAG GCGGCCCTGGCCCGTCCTTCGCCAAGATGGGGCCTAGCCCTGCACCGCTGCTCAGTAACGCCTTCTTCACGCCCGGCCCTGGGACCTGCCCTGGTGCTTCTCCGTGGGGGTTGCCCCGCCGACGACTCTGTCAGCTTCTCACCACCTCCACGCCCGGATGCTGCTAGCGTCGCACGCTTCAGCTTCCGCCTGCGCCCGGTATTCAATGCCTCAGTACAGTTCTTGCACTGCCAGATAAGCCGTTGCCGCCGTCGCCGCAGTCACCACCGCCGAGCTGTCCGCCAGACACCAGTGCCTTTGACCCCACCAGCACCGTTGCGG TGTCTGCCTCAGGATGAGGCATGTGCCGGCAGCAGCTTGAGCCTTGGTACTGACAGCCCCCACCTGCACATGTTGACACAGCCCATCGTGGTTACAGTACCTCGTCCGCCCCCTA GGCCATCCAAGGGTCTCCCAGGCAGAGCGGTACGCCCAGAGCCGCCTGCTCCAGCTGCTGCAGCACTGGAGCCTGCACCAGTGGTGGCTTTGGTGTTGGCGGCATTCGTGCTGGGTGCTGCGCTGGCCGCTGGGCTTGGTCTCGTCTGCGCACACTCAG CACCCCCACCTCCAGGCCAGCCTCGTAGAGCTTCGCTCAGCGGCCCCCAGCTCCAGAGGCCCCAGTAG